AATTGGCATGGTTTTATTTAGAAACTGGTCATCTGAGTGAAGCACTCATTATTTGCGAATATGCTACTACTGACCTCGTGAATAAACCTAAAATCGATGAGCCTTTTGATTTCGTCATTGAAAGAGCAGCATGTATTGCAATGCGAATATTCATGCATTATGGGCTCTCAGATGTTGCACTGGAACTAGTGGACAAGATAAAGTGTCGAGGACCCATATTTAGCGCCCTATTAAAAAGAAAGTTGGAAGAAGAATTTCCTAATGTTTAGTATGTTTACAGAGACAAAGATTAGTCTTTTAAAACAGATAAGGTTTAGGTTTAAGTGACTACTTTCAATCCTTTATTCTTTCAAATTCAATCACCCACACAAACGGGTTTGATTCGGCAGAATAGCCGCGTTTCGCATTGATCTCGTCCCAGCCCTCGAAGAATGCATTGATGTCTTCGTAGCCTTCTTTGCGGGCGTCTGCTGGCCTGATGTTGCAGACGCGTTCGAGCCGGACATCTTTAATTTCGAGTGTCAGTCGAGAGTAGGATTTCGGCATAAACAGAGGCGATTTCCATTTGTAGCCATACTCTTCACGAATTTCGTCACCTTCTGCATCAACGCCTGCACGGTATGAAATCCCGTTTCGCATCGGATACTTCATGCAATCCACCATCAGCAGCTTTGGCTTTCCTGGAAGAACATAGTGGTCGCTGTCGAGTTCTAGCCACGTCTCCCTAATCCAGAGCCGATCACCAGGTTGACCGTGCGGGCAGGTGACGTCTTTGTATTTCCTGTATGGCCCAGCATCAGTCCAGCAGCGCCAGAAGTATTCCCCGGTCTCACGATCGATTAGATGCTCGATCTCGTCGTAGGCCTCGAAGCCTTTGGCAACTCGCCGCGTGTGCGTTTTCAGACCGTCGATGATGTTGTTGATTGATCTGCCGTGGCAGATGAGTCCTCGCTCTTTCATGAA
This window of the Gimesia fumaroli genome carries:
- a CDS encoding PD-(D/E)XK nuclease family protein, whose translation is MKERGLICHGRSINNIIDGLKTHTRRVAKGFEAYDEIEHLIDRETGEYFWRCWTDAGPYRKYKDVTCPHGQPGDRLWIRETWLELDSDHYVLPGKPKLLMVDCMKYPMRNGISYRAGVDAEGDEIREEYGYKWKSPLFMPKSYSRLTLEIKDVRLERVCNIRPADARKEGYEDINAFFEGWDEINAKRGYSAESNPFVWVIEFERIKD